A window from Purpureocillium takamizusanense chromosome 3, complete sequence encodes these proteins:
- a CDS encoding uncharacterized protein (EggNog:ENOG503P2GS~COG:E), translating into MTKPDKAAVLDLDKWPAAQKFVSRCAEFFDEVKNLTPGKDLETRLNRDYGPGNAYYDDFCAYIKQGLAEGWVAETEIAGPHYRRGRISPPTERTHFLSITTVYMDGGVVVEEGTKVEDEDGDKDGDGDGVLRGQYHQHPYGEINCVVALDEGAELKGMQGWQGAGWTSPGPGTHHYPEARGGRLVALFFLPAGRISYEATPEMAQPHCV; encoded by the exons ATGACGAAGCCGGACAAAGCCGCCGTGCTGGATCTCGACAagtggccggcggcccaaAAGTTTGTGTCGCGATGTGCCGAGTTCTTTGACGAGGTCAAGAATCT AACACCGGGCAAGGACCTCGAGACGAGGCTGAACCGCGACTACGGGCCGGGCAACGCGTACTACGACGACTTTTGCGCGTACATCAAGcagggcctcgccgagggGTGGGTCGCCGAGACGGAGATCGCGGGCCCGCACTACCGGCGGGGCCGGAtatcgccgccgacggagcGGACGCACTTTCTGAGCATCACGACGGTGTAcatggacggcggcgtcgtcgtcgaggaggggaccaaggtcgaggacgaggacggggacaaggacggggacggggacggcgtGCTGCGCGGGCAGTACCACCAGCACCCATACGGGGAGATCAACTGCGTGGTGGCGCTGGACGAGGGGGCGGAGCTCAAGGGCATGCAGGGCTGGCAGGGCGCCGGGTGGACGTCGCCGGGACCGGGGACGCACCACTACCCGGAGGCCCGGGGCGGGAGGCTGGTGGCGCTGTTCTTTCTGCCGGCGGGGAGGATTTCGTACgaggcgacgcccgagaTGGCGCAGCCGCACTGCGTGTGA
- a CDS encoding uncharacterized protein (TransMembrane:3 (o34-54i66-87o93-114i)~EggNog:ENOG503NZH2) translates to MDRATAFYRSQIGGTAVINYCYTDMPWRLFVKDVYFFFVYIWALPWVLMPVRPCGSGELDELYPSLPNLFCIAVHFVLVLLQLAFILVLPIGIFFPIWTVAAAVGAFLTLNWALCKLLNGSETTYRSDEKYAQERPEHAHEQWVFLNGVAVGEHWMKNNLNRLALTFGRPVLGIHNRTSGIIFDVIECLVQRNFTYATADVRRAYRTMRDVLYDPSKSKVIFVLHSQGGIEGGLVLDWLLQETPQDLLAKLEVYTFGNAANHFNNPHRHAISQSLSQSNPSAAMATIMRETSFSSAASSPVERRKANGKADGKGQAQAPPPPPLSTESSLASSRTLSAAKDRAIGHVEHYAHSTDFVAIWGVLHFATNRVGSPQLPRFLGRLFSRASSRGGHQLNQHYLDGMFPLKRDPETGKFVGADEDNAFMEEAIELGKEGAAMDNAREAFDISYAGTQGFGSGDISTPVEVHGVADRKVKRREVKVKELSRLWMYRNGQSPHEIPPMLMTEGGVVRTGTI, encoded by the exons atggacaGGGCCACCGCGTTCTACCGCTCGCAGATTGGCGGCACGGCCGTCATCAACTACTGCTACACGGACATGCCATGGCGGCTGTTCGTCAAGGACGTCtacttcttcttcgtctACATCTGGGCGCTGCCGTGGGTGCTCATGCCGGTTCGCCCGTGCGGCtccggcgagctcgacgagctgtaCCCCAGCCTGCCGAACCTCTTTTGCATTGCCGTGCACTTTGTCCTCGtgcttctccagctcgccTTCATACTCGTGCTGCCGATCGGCATCTTCTTCCCCATCTGgacggtggccgcggccgtgggcgcgtTCCTGACGCTCAACTGGGCGCTGTGCAAGCTGCTCAATGGGTCGGAGACCACGTACCGCTCAGACGAAAAATACGCACAAGAGCGGCCAGAGCACGCGCATGAGCAGTGGGTGTTTCTCAACGGCGTGGCGGTTGG CGAGCACTGGATGAAGAACAACCTCAACCGACTGGCGCTCACATTTGGACGCCCCGTGCTCGGCATTCACAACCGCACCTCCGGCATCATCTTCGACGTCATCGAATGCCTCGTCCAGCGCAACTTCACCTACGCGACGGCCGACGTGCGCCGGGCGTACAGAACCATGCGGGACGTGCTGTACGACCCCAGCAAGTCCAAGGTCATCTTCGTGCTGCACTCGCAGGGGggcatcgagggcggcctggtcCTGGACTGGCTGCTGCAGGAGACGCCTCAGGACctgctggccaagctggagGTGTACACGTTTGGCAACGCGGCCAACCACTTCAACAACCCGCACCGCCACGCCATCTCCCAGAGCCTGTCGCAGTCCAACCcgagcgcggccatggctaCCATCATGAGGGAGACGAGTttcagcagcgccgcgagcagtCCTGTCGAGAGGCGCAAGGCGAATGGAAAGGCAGATGGAAAggggcaggcgcaggcgccaccgccgccgccactgtcgACCGAGTCGTCGCTCGCGTCATCGCGCACCTTGTCGGCCGCCAAGGACCGCGCCATTGGGCACGTCGAGCACTACGCCCACAGCACCGACTTCGTGGCAATCTGGGGCGTCTTGCACTTTGCGACGAACCGTGTCGggtcgccgcagctgccgcgcTTCCTGGGACGCCTGTTCAGtcgcgccagcagccgcggcgggcaccagCTCAACCAGCACTACCTCGACGGCATGTTTCCGCTGAAGCGAGACCCAGAGACGGGAAAGTTtgtgggcgccgacgaggacaatgCCTTCATGGAGGAGGCGATTGAGCTGGGCAaggagggcgccgccatggacaacGCGCGGGAGGCGTTTGACATTTCGTACGCGGGCACCCAGGGGTTCGGGTCCGGCGACATCAGCACCCCGGTCGAGGTCCACGGCGTGGCCGACAGGAAGGTCAAGAGGCGCGAggtcaaggtcaaggagctgaGTCGCCTGTGGATGTATAGGAACGGCCAGAGCCCCCACGAGATTCCACCAATGCTAATGACGGAGGGTGGCGTGGTGCGCACGGGGACCATCTAG
- the ALP1_1 gene encoding Basic amino-acid permease (COG:E~TransMembrane:11 (o42-60i72-100o120-141i148-171o177-197i265-286o316-341i361-384o390-411i432-450o462-482i)~EggNog:ENOG503NUN0) gives MGHMHEANRPPPSGKEPQAELEEGQVFAHSDRLKRSLSARQVQMIAIGGTIGTGLFLGTGKSLATGGPASMLICYAIIGAIVFVTMLCLGEMAAFIPVAGSFCTYVGRFVDDAFGFALTWNYWFNDAVSTASDLVALQLILKYWTDNFPGWALSLIFWFVLIGLNIITVRAYGEVEYWLSLLKVITIVVFIVMGIVVNVGGNMDHHYIGGENWHIPGAPFVDGIGGFASVFVTASFAYGGTESIAITAGETKNPTKNMPRVVKNVFWRILLFYILSILLIGLNVPYTYPNLSSKETTTSPFTIVFQMTGAKAAGSVINAVILTSVLSAGNHALFAGARLLFTLGAEGHAPRFFSKLNRHQVPWVAVLATSLVAGLCFGSSFIGAGQLWTWLQNLVGVSNQLSWISIGIASLRFRAALERQGKTHLLPFKNWTYPWGPWIAIVLNSFLVLVQGWSCFSPKFDAVSFVSFYIELPVMLVMFVAWKVIKRTKFVRLEEMDLETDVYPAEPELEKEKGWRSRAKSAVTWVF, from the exons ATGGGGCACATGCACGAGGCCAACAGGCCGCCCCCCTCGGGCAAGGAGCcgcaggccgagctcgaggagggccaGGTCTTCGCCCACTCGGACCGCCTCAAGCGctccctctccgcccgcCAAGTGCAGATGATTGCCATTGGCGGCACCATTGGCACCGGTCTGTTcctcggcaccggcaagtcgctggccacgggcgggccggcctcgatgctCATCTGCTacgccatcatcggcgccatcgtcttcgtcaccaTGCTGTGCCTCGGCGAGATGGCCGCCTTCATCCCCGTCGCAGGCAGCTTCTGCACCTACGTCggccgcttcgtcgacgacgcctttgGCTTCGCCCTAACCTGGAACTACTGGTTCAACGACGCCGTGTCCACCGCCTCCGACCTggtcgcgctgcagctcatTCTCAAGTACTGGACCGACAACTTTCCCGGCTGGGCCTTGAGTCTCATCTTTTGGTTCGTCCTCATCGGCCTCAACATTATCACCGTGCGCGCCTATGGCGAGGTCGAGTACTGGCTCAGCCTGCTCAAGGTCATCACCATTGTT GTCTTCATCGTCATGGGCATTGTCGTCAACGTGGGCGGCAACATGGATCACCACTATATTGGCGGTGAGAACTGGCACATTCCCGGCGCGCCGTTTGTCGACGGCATTGGGGGCTTCGCCTCTGTCTTCGTGACGGCGTCATTTGCCT ATGGCGGCACCGAGTCCATTGCAATCACGGCTGGCGAGACCAAGAACCCGACCAAGAACATGCCGCGAGTCGTCAAGAACGTGTTCTGGCGCATCCTGCTCTTCTA CATCCTGTCGATCCTGCTCATCGGACTCAACGTACCCTACACGTACCCCAACCTTTCGTCCAAGGAAACGACCACGTCGCCCTTCACCATTGTGTTCCAGATGACGGGCGCCAAGGCTGCTGGCAGCGTCATCAACGCCGTCATCCTCACCAGCGTCTTGTCTGCGGGCAACCACGCGCTTTTCGCGGGTGCGCGTCTTTTGTTCACACTTGGCGCCGAGGGTCACGCCCCGCGCTTCTTTAGCAAGCTAAACCGCCACCAAGTGCCGTGGGTTGCAGTTCTGGCGACCAGCCTCGTCGCAGGGCTGTGTTTTGGTTCCAGCTTCATCGGCGCAGGGCAGCTCTGGACCTGGTTGCAAAA TCTTGTCGGCGTCTCAAATCAGCTCAGCTGGATCTCCATTGGCATCGCTTCTCTGCGATTccgcgcggcgctcgagcgcCAGGGCAAGACGCACCTGCTCCCCTTCAAGAACTGGACGTACCCGTGGGGCCCGTGGATTGCCATTGTGCTCAACagcttcctcgtcctcgtccagggGTGGAGCTGCTTCAGCCCGAAATTCGATGCCGTCAGCTTCGTCAGCTTCTACATTGAGCTGCCTGTGATGCTCGTCATGTTTGTGGCGTGGAAGGTGATCAAGCGGACCAAGTTCGTGAGATTGGAGGAAATGGATCTCGAGACAGATGTCTACCCAGCGGAgccggagctggagaaggagaaaGGATGGCGGTCGAGAGCAAAGAGCGCAGTGACGTGGGTGTTTTAG
- a CDS encoding uncharacterized protein (COG:K~EggNog:ENOG503NXAH) produces MSITSLSPGRGPCTRSPRDNKRAAKGTVDAWRQEQQQQSEPGRRHTRDVEPKARPGGDGGFEMIRRELEADCSIVISSSPLATPVKQERSTAAKAAVPPQQARQALKTRRQRLSNAVMRCHSCGTGDTPEWRQGPDGPGTLCNVCGLVFQKQQRRLLRDAGRRW; encoded by the exons ATGTCCATCACGAGCCTCAGCCCGGGCCGTGGTCCATGCACGCGCTCGCCCCGGGACAATAAGCGGGCTGCAAAGGGCACCGTCGACGCTTGGCgtcaggagcagcagcaacaaagCGAGCCGGGCCGCCGTCACACTCGCGATGTCGAGCCCAAGGCCCGTCCGGGAGGCGACGGGGGTTTCGAGATG ATCCGCCGCGAGCTGGAGGCCGACTGTAGCATCGTCATATCGAGCTCGCCCCTCGCCACGCCGGTGAAGCAGGAGAggagcacggcggccaaggcggcggtgccgccccAACAAGCACGGCAGGCGCTCAAGACCCGGCGACAG CGCCTGAGCAACGCCGTCATGAGATGCCACTCGTGTGGCACGGGGGACACGCCTGAGTGGCGGCAAGGCCCGGACGGGCCAGGGACGCTGTGCAACGTATGCGGTCTTGTCTTTCAGAAACAGCAGAGGCGGTTATTGCGGGACGCTGGCAGGCGATGGTAA